TCTGGAATTTATAATACTTATAAGTTTTCAGATTATCTTTCTGTAATTAAAGAGGAGCATGCAGGGCAAGGAAATGCTTCAGGTAATAAGTTTTATATTGGGAAATCTACTTCGGTCAATGCTATGGATGTTACTTCTAATATTAACGGTATTGAAGGTTTTTCAGCTTCTGCAAAGGTATTTTCAAATACAAAGGTAGGTTCTATTTCTGCTTTTGTAGGGGAGGCGGTAGCAGGGAGTGATGTACACGCTGTAACTGCCAGTAATGTTACAGGAGCTGTTTTTAGAGGAAGAAACTTTGCTAAGTCTACTACTACCAATTTAGTTGGTGTTGAAGGGGTTACACATAATTATGGCACAGCTACTAATATTACAGCAGGAAAATTTACTGCAACATCTAGTAATACTCATACTGTAACAGGATTTCAATCCCCAGTTACTGCAGTTTCAACTCTGACTGGTGTGGATGCTTCAGCAACTAACAGACAAAATTCTACCACAGAAGAAATTATGGGAGCATCTATTGTCACAAATCTTATTGAAAACTCTAAAGCTACAAATGTGAGAACAGTTAATGCAAAAGGATATATTCAAGCAGAAAGTTCGGTAGAGGATTTCTCAAATGTGAATAGTTATGTGAGAGCATTTGGTATAGCAATGGTTAAAAATTTATATGGGTTTAGATTTCAGCATATTCTACCGAGTACTTTTGCACCAGATAATATGTATGGTTTATACATAGAAGATGTAAATAGAGGTTCTAAGTTGAACTACTCTATTTATACTAATGAGGGGGAAGTTCGTTTCGGAGGGTTAAAAGGCTTGGGTAATCGTCCAGTATATGCAGATGCAGATGGAAAGTTGATTATCGGAGATGCTACCAATGCACTAACAAGTTTCAAATGGATAGAAGACACTACAAACAACTCTATAAAATTGGCAGTAAACTCAGCAGGTACAGAGCGTACACAGTACCCTGTATCAATTACCGATGAAGGTGTTATTTTGGGGTCTTCATTTAGAGGAGTTAACGGAGCCACCATTTTCCCAGACTATGTGTTCCAAAAGTATTACACAGGTACTTCTAGCATTAAAGCAGATTATAGCTTTAAAACCCTTAGCCAAGTGGAAGACTTTGTAAAAGCTAATGGACATTTGCCAGGGTATCAATCTGCAGAGGCTATCAAAAAACAAGGTTATATAGACCTTATGGCAACTCAACTCACCAATGTGGAGAAGATAGAAGAACTTTATCTGCATAGTATAGAGCAAGATAAAGCTTTAAAAGTAAAAGATGCAAAAATTGCTGAATTAGAAAATGAGTTGAAATCTCAAAAAGAAAACTTTGAAGCTCGTTTACAGAAGCTAGAAGCCTTATTAGTAAAATAAGTTTAATTATTCCTCATGGTGCCTATCGGTATCGTGAGGAATTTTTATCATCAAAATAAATTATTGTAAATCATAAAAAGTAGAAATTATGCCAGTAAAATTTAAAGCAATCGAAAGAGGTCAGCCCGGCGTAAGCGGTGGCGGCGACAAAAAATGGTACGCTTCTCCTAATATGAGTGGAGAGAAAACCCTAACCGATCTTACCAAAGACATAGAGAAAATCTCTACGGTAAGCGGAGCGGACATCAGAGCGGTACTCTACGCTTTAGTAGATGTGATGCAATCGTCCTTAGCTAATGGACAAATCGTTCGTTTAGGAGAATTGGGCAGTCTGCGAGTGAGCTTCAGTAGCGAGGGTAAAGCTACGGAGAAAGAAGTAACTGCTAATGCCATTAAACAAGCCAAAGTGATTTTCACTCCTGCCAAAGGAATAAAAGATACCTTAGCGACACTCACTTACGAGAAGGTTTAGGATAACTCTTAAGTCCCCTTTAAAAAACCGATGCTTATAAAATCAAAAACTTATAGGCATCGGATTTTTTTTAATAAGCATAAAAATAATTTTTATAGGCATAGAGTTTATAAGCTGTCCTTTTTGTTATCTGTCCTTTTGCCTTGAAACCAACTTAATGCCTTTTAAGAATAGGACGACTATTGTATAACATTATAGAATGACCTCTAAGCCCGATGGCGTTAAGAACCTCGTTAGTAAAGGCGTTAAAAATACCCACTGTTTGAGCAAAGGAGTTGGCAGGAGCATTGGAGCGAGTTTTGGGGATTTTAGCCTTTAGTAATGAGGTTTAGCCAAAGGGGTTACAGTCTTGATTTTTGCTTCTTTTCATCAAGGAAAAGAAGGTATAAAGTATATACTTATGTTCTTTTGTCTTGAAACAAAAGGATCAAAAGTTCAAGAGCAAAGATTAGGTTTGCCTTCGGCATAGTACAGTTCCCTGCTATTTGGAAACTATCGCTCGCTCCCAATGCCACTAAGGGGTTAGTCCCTAAACTTACCTTTGCTCGGTAGAGCATTGATAATGGCTAGATGGTTATAATTTAAAAAATGGTCTTTGGTGGGTCGCCGTTAAAAAAACAGGAATAAAGGTGTTAAAAAAGCTCTACTGTTTGAGCAAAAGTATGGGCAAAAGCACAAATTAAAAAGATGCTTATGAAATCCCAAAAACATAAGCATCTTTTTATAAAATGATAAGCATCAAAAGAAATTTGATGCTTATCGTTTTTAGTGTTAATTGTTATTTAATGAAAAAAGTGCCTCATTCCTGTGAATAGCATTGGGATATTATGCTCATTAGCCGCTTGTATGCTTTCGTCATCTCTCATACTTCCACCAGGTTGTATAATGGCTTTTATACCTTCTTTAGCACAGGTATCTACCACATCTCTAAACGGGAAGAAAGCATCAGAAGCTAAAACTAAATCTCCACTAAATTTCTCTTTCGCTCGTTCTATGGCTTGTTGGGTAGCCCATATTCTATTTACTTGTCCACCGCCTACGCCTAGGGCTTGTGTGCCGTTGGTAACTACGATGGCATTAGATTTTACATACTTCACAATCCTTTGAGAAAAGAGCAGAGCCTTGGTTTGTTCTTCCGTTGGCTGAACTTTTGTAACCGTTTTTATATCATCAGAGAATTGGTCATCAGCGTTTTGCACCAACATTCCACCGTCTATCTTCACCCACACTTGGCTGTCAGATATAGGATTTTTAATCTTGATAATTCTTAGATTTTTCTTTTTAGACAATACTTCTAGGGCTTCGGCATCAAAATCTGTAGCCATTACAATTTCTAGGAAAGTTTTGTTGAGTTCTTCAGCTGTGTCTTTATCCACCTTATAGTTCATCGCTACAATGCCTCCGAAGATGGAAACAGGGTCGCATTCAAATGCTTTTTTATAAGTGTCTAAAGCGGTTTCTCCAATAGCAACACCACAAGGTGTAGAATGCTTAACGGCACAACACGCTTTCTCATTTTTGAACTCATTAACCACCTTCCAACATAAATCCATATCTCTTAGATTGTTAAAAGAAAGTTCTTTACCGCCTAATTGTTCAAAATCTTTCATCGCTCCATTTTCGGTAGTAGAAACATAGTAAGCCGCTGACTGATGAGGGTTTTCGCCATATCTTAAATCGGCTACCTTTTGATACGAAGCATTAAGGTACTCTGGATATTCCTCCTCTAAAAGCATTTTAGAAATAGCAGCATCATAAGCCGAAGTTAAGTTAAATACCTTTCCAGCTAATGTTTTTCTGGTTTCCAAAGTTGTATCGCCTGCTTCCGAAATTTCGGCTTGAACTCTAGCATAGTCCCTAACATCGGTAACCACGGTAACGGCATTAAAATTCTTAGCCGCCGAGCGAAGCATTGATGGTCCACCAATGTCTATAAACTCTACCTTTTCGTCTAAAGAAATGTTTTTATTAACATTCTCAAAGAAAGGGTAGAGGTTTACTATTACCATATCTATCAGCTCTATACCGTGGTCCTTTACAGTACTCATGTGTTCAGGGTTAGAGCGTACGGCTAGAAGCCCTCCGTGTACTTTTGGGTGTAGCGTTTTTACCCTACCGTCTAGCATTTCTGGGAACTTTGTAACTTCATCTATCTGAATAGGAGAAAGTCCAGCTTCCTTCAAATGTTTAAATGTGCCTCCCGTA
This Riemerella anatipestifer DNA region includes the following protein-coding sequences:
- the purH gene encoding bifunctional phosphoribosylaminoimidazolecarboxamide formyltransferase/IMP cyclohydrolase, producing MKKRALISVSDKTNLVEFATFLEQHNYQLISTGGTFKHLKEAGLSPIQIDEVTKFPEMLDGRVKTLHPKVHGGLLAVRSNPEHMSTVKDHGIELIDMVIVNLYPFFENVNKNISLDEKVEFIDIGGPSMLRSAAKNFNAVTVVTDVRDYARVQAEISEAGDTTLETRKTLAGKVFNLTSAYDAAISKMLLEEEYPEYLNASYQKVADLRYGENPHQSAAYYVSTTENGAMKDFEQLGGKELSFNNLRDMDLCWKVVNEFKNEKACCAVKHSTPCGVAIGETALDTYKKAFECDPVSIFGGIVAMNYKVDKDTAEELNKTFLEIVMATDFDAEALEVLSKKKNLRIIKIKNPISDSQVWVKIDGGMLVQNADDQFSDDIKTVTKVQPTEEQTKALLFSQRIVKYVKSNAIVVTNGTQALGVGGGQVNRIWATQQAIERAKEKFSGDLVLASDAFFPFRDVVDTCAKEGIKAIIQPGGSMRDDESIQAANEHNIPMLFTGMRHFFH
- a CDS encoding HU family DNA-binding protein produces the protein MPVKFKAIERGQPGVSGGGDKKWYASPNMSGEKTLTDLTKDIEKISTVSGADIRAVLYALVDVMQSSLANGQIVRLGELGSLRVSFSSEGKATEKEVTANAIKQAKVIFTPAKGIKDTLATLTYEKV